Proteins encoded within one genomic window of Isachenkonia alkalipeptolytica:
- a CDS encoding ECF transporter S component gives MENTERQKTLGFKATLSSTNSMVKMAILSVMAYVLMIIDFPIPIFPAFLKLDLSDVPALIGGFALGPVAGVIIQMVKAFLHFMTNSSTGGVGSFANFLVGSALVFPAAYIYHMNKTRKNAMIGIVVGAISMAIVGAIANIYILIPFYANFMPIDAIVEMGTAVNSRIVDVPTLVLYGVTPFNLFKGIIIGAVTMLIYKNIAPLLKSK, from the coding sequence ATGGAAAACACAGAAAGACAAAAAACCTTAGGCTTTAAGGCAACCCTATCTTCAACCAACAGCATGGTGAAAATGGCCATACTTTCGGTTATGGCTTATGTGCTGATGATTATCGATTTTCCCATACCGATCTTTCCTGCATTTTTAAAACTTGACTTAAGCGATGTGCCGGCACTGATCGGGGGATTTGCCCTAGGTCCTGTTGCAGGGGTGATCATTCAAATGGTCAAGGCATTTCTGCACTTTATGACCAACTCCAGTACCGGAGGGGTTGGAAGTTTCGCAAACTTCCTTGTGGGATCAGCCTTAGTGTTTCCCGCAGCCTATATCTATCACATGAATAAAACCCGAAAGAACGCAATGATCGGTATTGTGGTAGGAGCCATATCCATGGCGATTGTGGGTGCGATTGCGAATATCTATATTTTAATTCCTTTCTACGCCAACTTTATGCCCATCGATGCCATCGTAGAAATGGGTACTGCGGTAAACTCCAGGATCGTGGATGTACCAACCCTAGTGCTATACGGTGTTACCCCTTTCAACCTGTTTAAAGGGATCATTATCGGTGCTGTAACGATGCTGATATACAAAAATATTGCTCCCTTATTAAAGAGCAAATAG
- a CDS encoding amidohydrolase, producing the protein MILIQNAKVFTMEGDVLEKGDVLVKDGKVQEVGENLDAPDGAKVIDGEGKILMPGMIDAHSHLGLFEDAIGFEGNDVNEMTDPSTPHLRAIDGINPMDKTFKDAVMGGITSTATGPGSANVIGGQFAVIKTHGDYIDDMIIEEYNAMKIAFGENPKRVYAEKKTSPMTRMATAAVLRENLLKAKSYREKKEEAGLDKTKLPAFDMKMEALLPVLERKVPLKAHAHRADDILTAIRIAKEFNTKITLEHCTEGHLIADVIKKEELTAVVGPSFGHNTKFELKNKTFETPGILNRAGVKVAIMTDHPVIPIESLPMAAALAVKSGMDELEALKSITIYPAEILGMDSRLGSIKAGKDADLVLWDKNPLDIQAKVAVTIIDGEVVYEG; encoded by the coding sequence ATGATTTTAATTCAAAATGCAAAGGTCTTCACCATGGAAGGCGACGTTCTCGAAAAAGGGGACGTTCTGGTAAAGGATGGGAAAGTACAGGAAGTGGGAGAGAACCTGGATGCTCCGGATGGGGCAAAAGTAATTGACGGAGAAGGAAAAATACTGATGCCGGGAATGATCGACGCCCACTCCCATTTAGGTTTATTTGAAGACGCCATCGGTTTTGAGGGCAACGATGTGAATGAAATGACAGATCCTTCGACGCCCCACCTACGGGCCATTGACGGGATCAATCCCATGGATAAAACCTTTAAGGATGCGGTAATGGGAGGGATTACCTCCACGGCTACCGGTCCCGGGAGTGCCAATGTCATTGGGGGACAATTTGCGGTGATTAAGACCCACGGAGACTACATCGATGATATGATCATAGAAGAGTATAATGCCATGAAAATTGCCTTCGGAGAAAATCCAAAGCGGGTATATGCGGAGAAGAAAACCTCTCCCATGACTCGAATGGCCACGGCAGCGGTTCTTCGGGAAAACCTTCTGAAGGCGAAGTCTTACAGAGAGAAAAAGGAAGAGGCGGGACTGGACAAGACAAAACTGCCGGCCTTTGATATGAAAATGGAAGCCCTGTTACCGGTTCTGGAGCGAAAGGTGCCCTTAAAAGCCCATGCTCATCGAGCCGACGACATTTTAACGGCGATTCGAATTGCTAAGGAATTTAACACGAAGATTACATTGGAACATTGCACGGAAGGGCATCTGATTGCAGATGTGATCAAAAAAGAAGAACTCACCGCGGTGGTTGGACCGAGCTTTGGCCACAACACCAAGTTTGAGCTGAAAAACAAAACCTTTGAAACCCCGGGGATTCTTAACCGGGCAGGGGTGAAGGTTGCCATTATGACGGACCATCCCGTAATTCCAATCGAAAGCCTTCCCATGGCTGCAGCCCTGGCGGTAAAATCCGGTATGGATGAGCTGGAAGCATTGAAATCCATCACCATTTATCCCGCGGAAATTTTAGGCATGGACAGCCGTTTGGGTAGTATCAAAGCCGGAAAAGACGCGGACTTGGTACTTTGGGATAAAAATCCCTTGGATATTCAGGCGAAGGTGGCCGTAACGATTATCGACGGTGAAGTGGTATACGAAGGGTAA
- a CDS encoding YczE/YyaS/YitT family protein — protein MIKAAESDTKKEFPIKTKKKVSAEVWARRLLIYISGLFLLAMGVAFSIKSGLGVSPVSSFPYALSLVFNMDVGLLSTIVFSFYVVLQIVLLRRNFQLKNLFQLAIASLFGFFVSLSNTIIAPLSPVGYFSQLALLGISLVLIAIGIIFYLAANVIPQPPEGLVLALQKVTKVPFSKVKVMFDVTSVSLAGLLLIFFHGNVVGLREGTVIAALGVGKLIGIFSKWIKPPVLRFCKNDIVEKE, from the coding sequence ATGATCAAGGCTGCAGAAAGCGATACAAAAAAAGAGTTTCCTATAAAAACCAAAAAGAAGGTAAGTGCCGAAGTATGGGCCCGCCGATTGCTAATTTATATCTCCGGCTTATTTTTGCTGGCCATGGGTGTGGCCTTTTCCATTAAGTCGGGGCTGGGAGTCTCCCCGGTATCTTCTTTCCCCTACGCCTTAAGTCTTGTTTTTAACATGGATGTGGGGCTTCTTAGCACCATTGTCTTTTCCTTTTATGTAGTGCTTCAAATTGTGCTGCTACGACGAAACTTCCAGTTGAAAAACTTATTTCAGTTGGCTATTGCCAGTCTATTCGGCTTCTTTGTAAGCCTGTCCAACACCATAATAGCACCCCTGTCGCCGGTGGGGTATTTTTCACAACTGGCCCTGTTGGGCATCAGTTTGGTGCTGATTGCCATCGGTATTATTTTTTATCTGGCGGCCAATGTGATCCCTCAACCTCCGGAAGGTTTGGTGCTGGCCCTGCAAAAGGTAACCAAGGTTCCATTTTCCAAGGTGAAGGTAATGTTTGATGTAACCAGCGTCTCTTTGGCAGGTTTGTTGTTGATATTCTTTCACGGCAATGTGGTCGGTCTTAGAGAGGGAACGGTGATCGCAGCCCTTGGCGTCGGTAAACTAATCGGGATATTCTCCAAATGGATTAAGCCCCCGGTACTGCGGTTTTGCAAAAATGATATAGTTGAGAAAGAATAG
- a CDS encoding MFS transporter → MEENLRTQENPINPEDIRKVTRYRWAIWGVLALAYLVVFFHRLAAGVVRQDLVEAFGITGTTFANISGTYFYAYMLMQIPSGILADSLGARKTVTVGMLFAGIGSVIFGLAPTVALLFVGRLLVGLGVSVVFIAVLKVLSEWYYEREFATMSGLTTFVGNMGGVIAQTPLALMVAYFTWRSTFVAIGVMTLGIALLSYLIIRNTPKDMGLPSIKQIQKELDRSGDDSGEDVKTLEPYQEEGVKNQAENKEGEGATKRPTIIQGLLGALKNRLTWPAFIGFTGFFGSFVVLTGTWGQSYLVDVYGMDPASAPNYLTAAVFGLAIGGIVIGKISDRVKRRKSPMVIFAGVYLLTWGIIVFSNGGMPPVGILYPLFFILGFSCAAFILGWACAKEVNHPALAGIAMSIVNIGGFLGGAVLPTMIGSVFDTYVGIWSYQEIYQRAFLYCFIAVLIGFIATFFVKETRCKNIYFDLKEK, encoded by the coding sequence ATGGAAGAGAACTTACGAACACAGGAAAATCCCATAAATCCCGAGGATATTCGAAAAGTAACCCGTTACCGGTGGGCAATCTGGGGGGTTTTGGCCCTGGCTTATCTGGTGGTGTTTTTTCATCGGCTGGCAGCCGGAGTTGTGCGTCAGGATCTGGTGGAGGCCTTCGGAATCACGGGAACTACCTTTGCCAATATTTCCGGTACCTACTTCTATGCCTATATGCTGATGCAAATTCCGTCGGGAATTCTGGCGGACTCTCTGGGAGCCCGGAAAACCGTTACTGTGGGAATGCTCTTTGCCGGCATCGGATCGGTGATTTTCGGACTGGCACCGACGGTGGCCCTCTTATTTGTGGGGAGACTGTTGGTGGGACTGGGGGTTTCCGTAGTGTTTATCGCGGTCTTGAAAGTCCTCAGTGAGTGGTACTATGAGCGGGAATTCGCTACCATGTCCGGGCTGACCACCTTTGTGGGAAATATGGGTGGGGTCATTGCCCAAACGCCTCTGGCCTTAATGGTGGCTTATTTCACCTGGCGAAGCACTTTTGTGGCCATCGGGGTTATGACCTTGGGGATTGCCCTGCTTTCCTACCTCATCATTCGAAATACGCCGAAGGATATGGGTCTGCCATCGATTAAACAGATTCAAAAAGAGTTGGATCGATCCGGGGATGATTCCGGAGAAGATGTAAAAACTTTGGAACCCTACCAAGAAGAAGGGGTGAAGAATCAGGCAGAGAACAAAGAAGGTGAAGGCGCTACAAAACGGCCGACGATCATCCAGGGACTGCTGGGAGCCCTTAAAAACCGCCTTACCTGGCCGGCATTTATCGGATTTACCGGTTTTTTCGGATCCTTTGTGGTGCTGACCGGCACCTGGGGACAGAGCTACTTAGTGGATGTTTACGGAATGGACCCGGCATCGGCGCCGAATTATTTAACCGCTGCGGTCTTCGGTCTGGCCATCGGCGGGATTGTAATCGGGAAAATTTCCGACCGGGTCAAGAGACGAAAATCCCCTATGGTGATCTTTGCCGGAGTGTATCTGTTAACCTGGGGCATCATTGTATTCAGTAACGGGGGCATGCCTCCCGTGGGGATTTTGTATCCCCTGTTTTTCATATTAGGCTTCAGTTGTGCGGCATTCATCTTAGGCTGGGCCTGTGCCAAAGAAGTGAATCACCCCGCCCTTGCAGGAATTGCCATGAGTATAGTAAACATCGGCGGCTTTTTAGGGGGTGCGGTGCTGCCCACGATGATCGGAAGTGTGTTTGATACCTACGTCGGTATCTGGTCTTACCAAGAGATTTATCAGCGGGCCTTTCTCTATTGCTTCATTGCCGTACTGATCGGCTTTATCGCAACCTTTTTCGTCAAAGAAACCCGCTGTAAAAATATTTACTTCGACTTGAAAGAAAAATAG